In Brevibacterium pigmentatum, the sequence CTTCCTTGATGACACGACCTTGGATGATGTCGTAGATGAACTTCCCGACTGCGCCGAGGAGGATTGCGACACCACCGCCGAGAAAGAATTTGATGAGTTCTGCATCCATCCCTACTCCGCATCTACGATCTCGTTAATTGCTCTCTCATCTCGGCCGAGCCGCCACCATCTCTCGAAAGCCCACAGTCCGAACCCGCAGTAGACGAGGGTGCCGCCACCCCGCGTCCATGTGATCGGGTCAGCGAACATGACCAGGGATTGGCCGGCGACGAGCATGGCTGCCGCGACGACGACGAAGAGCACGCCGAGGCGCTCGAGGTGGACGACGCGGGTGAACGTGCCAACCAGCGAGATGAAACCACCTGCGGCGAACACCCATCCCCACATGACCGCCGGAGCCGGGGTGTCGAAGAAGTTCGTGGTGGTGTTCGGCGGGGCGAGGACGTAGAAGGCCCCGGCGAGTGTGAACACTACTGATCCGATTGCGCGGAGTGCGCGTGATGTTCTGTCCATAGTCATCCCCTCATCCTGGCGGTCATGATGCGTCCGCCTGCCAGTAGATGCCAGTCCTGGTCGTGTTGTATCGGGTGAGCCAGATGAGACAGCCCTTGGTGGTGACTTCGCTGACTGAAACACCCTTGACCCACGGTCCGGGAACATTACTGTCGGGTGTCACTGTCATATGCGGAACCGTGTCGAACTCACGGGCGAACGTCACCTGCACGGACGTGGCCGTGTCGGCAGCAGTGGGCGTGATGTAAGCGTAGCCGCGTTCTTTCTGTCCGATGCGGCGCAGGGTTTCCCCGACGAGGTCGTCGCCGGCTGGTGGGTTGAACGCGTAGATCGGTGACTGTCGGTAGTAGGCGGACCCGATCGCCTTGCCGAACAGGAGCGAGGGGGTGCCGCCGGGGCCGCGCCACAGTGAGACTCCTTCGATCTCGTTATAGCCTTCCGGGAAAGTCCCGTCCGGCATTGCCGCGGTCCGGTCAACATCGATCAGTGTCTTCACTCCGGTGTCCCACCGGTATCGGGTGATCGTGTTCGGTGCGTCGAAACCTGCACCACCTCGAGCCACATACAGGTAATCGTCGATGGACACGTGCCCCTGGTAGGGGTTGACGCCGGTCTGGGAGTCGTCGGTGATCAGTGTTGCGATGGGCTGGTTACGTCCAGCCTTGTAATCGGAGAGTTTGCGGAGCACGAATCGTTCTCTCGTGGTGGAGACGAATACGCGTTCGCAGATCCTGTCGGAGGCCTGGTCGATGGCGAAGTCGACGAGAGTGTTGTCCGCGAAATCGGGGACTTCGGACACCAGCGGGTCATCCCGGAGGACAGTCGTGCCCGGCTGGTATTGGGCGCGCACCATACGGTTCGTGAACGAGCTGCCGGTGGTGTCGTAGGTCCAGCGGAACCACAGCCATACGTTCGGGCCGTCGTTCTCGATTGCCACCGTGGAGCCGTGGCCGCCTCCGGCGAAGATGCACTGGTCGAGCATCCGCCCGTCGGGCGCGCACCGGGTTATGTGCAGGTCAGTGGATGATCCGTTCGCCGGGCCTGCCTGCGCGGCATAGTAGTTCCCGGTCAGGGGGTCGCGGGTCGCTGATTGCAGAACCCTGTTCGACGGGGTGCGCAACGTGGTCACGTATCGGGGTGAGAGCTTCGTGATGTCGAACCCGAGCTTCGCATCCACTTCCGCTTTCGCCAGATCCGCCTTCACCCCTGAAACGGTTGCAATATCTTGTGCCTCCTGTGCTGCGGCGAGCGCGGCGGTGGATTTTGATAGTGCGGTGGATGCGGCGGCGAATGCTTCGCGGGCGGGTATGGCCCAGCGCATGCCGTAGCCGGCGTCGAGGTAGAGGATTTGGTATTGGTCGGAGGCTTGGAAGGCGACTCGTCCTGTTTCGTCGCCTGTGGTGCCGGAGACGACGACGCCGGCGAGGGGTGCGCCGTTGGTGTCGTAGAGTTCTGTGACCTGTTGGCCGCCGAGGGCTGACGTGTACACCTTGAGGGCGACGCCGCCGATGACGCTGCCGTTTGAGTCTGCGGTGACGTCGGCGGGGCTTCCACCGAAAACGTTCAATGCCATGGCTGTGCCCTTCGGTTAGTTGTTCCAGGTGGCGGAGAACCAGAAGTAGTCTCCGGTGCGGATTCGTCCGCTCGTGGTGGCGTCGTAGATGCGGACTGTGCCGTCGTTGCGCAGGGATGCGGCTCCGGAGGTGACGTTGGTTTTGTAGGTGCCGACGACGAGGAACTCGCCGACGGTTTCTGCGACCTGTGCGGGAACTATGCACACGTCGATGTCGGGGGTGATGTTTCCGGCGTCGGCTGAGGAGTCGGGTTTCGCGGTGATCATGTCCCCGGTGTAGAGGGCTTTGATTCTCACCTCGGTGGTGTACGTGTTGCGGATTGCGATCGTCGTGTCCGGTTCCCACCCGGTGAGGAAGGTGAACCCGGTGCGGTATTCCTGTCGTTCGTACACGGTCCACCAGTCCAGGGGGCCGGGGCCGGTCTTGACCCAGATCTTCTTCGATGGCCCGGATACGACCATGGTGGATTCTGGTGCGTCGGCGTATTTCTGGTCGCGGTCGGCTTCGTCGACGGCGGGCAGGACGAGGCGGGGGTCCATGGCCATGACGAGTCCCATCATGTCCGCTGCCGCGGCAGGGGCATCCGGGCCAGATGGGTACGGGACTTTCGCGAGTGGTGAGTTCGGCACGATGGAGCTCCTTAGCTCTTGAAGGTGATCTTGATTTGGCCGCAGCCGGCGGTGGCGATGAGATAGTTCGACTTCCCCGTCCCGGCCCCGATCCCGACACCCCGGGAGGCGCCGGAGGCGAGGCGTGCTGCTTGTGAGTCTGGGATGGTGATCCACTTGCTGTCGCCCATGCCGAGGCCGGGTCCGTCCCACCGGTTGGAGAGTTTTGGTGTCTTCGCCGGCGGGGAGGTTTCGTCGTGCAAGGCGAGCTTGGGTCGGACTTTCCCGGACACGCCGTGGTATTTCGAGGTGCGGGCTACCCGGATCTGCATCTTGTCCACGGTTTTCCCCTGGCAGGCGGATTCGATGCGGGTGCCGTAGGTCCAGATCGACGTGTACGGGTGCGGGTATGAGGGCCATGCGCCCTGAGCCACCCGAGATCCGTCTTTGCGGCCGCTGCGGTAACCGGCCTGCGAGGACGTGTCGAGAGAGACGGGTTTCGGTCTAGAGGCTTTCGGCGGATCTTCCGGGCCGGGTGCTGGTCCTTCCCCGGTCTGGACGTAGATTGCGCCGTCTTTGACCCACACAACCGAGGCCTGCGTGTAGCCCGACGGTGCTGGCGTGCCGAACGTCAGATCTACAGGGTCGGGGACTTCCACCTCGACGGGGCCACCGATCTTGTCCATGACTCGCCACCCGGCCGAGTGTTGGAGGACGAGGACCACGTCCCCCTCAGCGCGAGGGTTGTACGCCTGGTTCGCCGACACGTCGTTGATGATCGCTTCACCCCACCGCAGGTTCACTGTCCCCGACTCTTGGAGACTGTCGACGACCATGATTTGGTACGGGTTCATCTGCCGTTCGACTTCGGTGCGGACGAGAGCGGCGAGGTCGTTCTCTGCCTCACTCATCGAAGGTTCCTTCGCCGTAGTCGGCGTTGTCGCCTTCGATGGTGATGCGCCCACCGGCGGGCGAAGTGGTGGAGCGGGTTTGCATGGACATGGTTCCTCCGGTCAGGGGGAAGGTGATGGAGTCGATGATGTGGTTCTCCACGGTTTCGTCAGGCATGGTCACGGAGATGACGTCGTCGGGTTCGAGCGCGTAGTTCAACAGGGACGACACGGACACCTTCTGTTTCAGACCTAGGCGCGGTGCCAGGAGGCCGAGTGCGGTGGTTTGGCACTGTTGCAGGCTGGTGATGAGTTTCGACGTGTAGAACAGCGGCACCGCCCCGAACGGCCCCTTGTAATAGGTCGGCGAGACGGGGTCATCGTCGGAGGCGACGGATGGTCCGATGGGTGGTTGCCCGTTCTCGGACGCTCCGGAGGCGACGATCTGGTTGTACACCCCGTCGCGGGACAGTGTTTGTTGCGGTTCGACGAGGGCACCACCCGGGCCGGCGGCCAGTTCCCACACTGCAGGGTCCTCGAGTGTGGGGACGGGAGCTGCGACGAAAGATCCGCGGGAGTCGCAGAACACTCGACCGCCGAGGGACTTGGCAATGGAGGGGTCGCGGGAGCGGCCGTCGATGAGTCCCCACCGGTCTCGTTCTTCGACGAGCTGCGGAATGTTGGTGTCGCCGAGCCGCCAGGACATGCCGACCTCGGGGAGGACTTCTTTGATGAGTGTGGTGGCCCAGTATTGACCGGTGCCGATCGCGAGGGTGCGCGGTTGGTGGAACCGTTCGTCTTGCACCTGCGCTTCGAGGGAGAGCCCGTCCAACTGTGCGCGTCCGGGTCGGAGACCGGCCTGGGAGACTTCTTCGACACGGTACACACCCAACGGAACGGTCTCGATGGTGTGGCGGTCGTAGTGCATGCGCATGAACACGCGAATCCGGGCACCGTATGGGGAGAGTGCTCGGCGGCCTATGTCTGCGCCGGAGATGATGAGGCCGCGGGCGGTCCATCGGACTTGCGAGGTGGAGGCGGCGGTAATGGACCCGTCGTGAAGGGTCAGGTCATGCCACGTGTTTCCGCGGTCGGGTGACCATTGCACGACGGGTTCATACCGAGCCAGGGAAAGTGCTTCGAGCCACCGTTGGGAGACTGGGAACACGGGTGCCTCCTTTGAGTCAGATAGATTGAGGTATCACGCGGACTTCAACGACGGGAGAAAACCATGAGCTCGCAACAGCGTCGATTGCCAGGCAAGTACAAGCGCTTCGTTATCGAGGTCGAGATTGAGGCAGTCGATGCCGAGGCAACGGCCGCTTTCAACACGAGCATGGGTGAAGGGCTGAACGACCCAGACGACATGGACCTGTCGCAGGGTGAAGATGCTGAGCTCATGCGGGCTGTCGGTGGTGTGGTCAGCCGAGCTCTGGGTGAGCATGAGGAAGCCGCCGGTTTCCGGCCACTCGGTTCGTCAACGTTCGCTCGTTACGTCGACGATGAGGGCAACTATCTTCCGGTGACTCTTCCTGCCGCAGCTGGCCGGGGAGACGACGGGACCAGGATCGGCCGGTGACCTAGTCCCTCCGCTTATGGTTCGAGCAGCTTGTTGTATGACTCAACTGTGGCCGCGAGCTGGTCGTAGGTGGTCCAGTCGCGGGCCACAGTGTCGTACGACAGGCCGGGGATTCGTAGTGGGCTGTCGGTGGTGTCAGGACAGTCGATCTGGATGACATCCCACTGGTAGCGCCGCCAGGGCCACCCGTCCCAGTGGACGTGTTCGAGGTCGAGTTTCCCGCGGATGAAGTAGAAGTCCGGCAAGCCCGCGCAGGCGGGGAATTGTGCGAGGACTGGGCCTTCGTCCAACAGGGCCATGAGTTGTTCTTCGACGTCCTTCTCGCGCACGAGGGACCGCAACTGGGTGGTGAACCCTTCGAGCACATCCCAGGTCGCGGCGGGGCGGGGTGCGCCGGCGATGCTGGTTGTGTCGACGCGGCCGTCGTAGGACAGGTCTGGTGGTTCGACTTTCAGCAGCATGGCTTTGTCCGGGTCGGTCACGGGTTTCAACCACGCCCACCCATCAGACAGTGCAGGGATGACTGCGCCGACGTATTCGGACGGAGTGCCTTCGGTGCCGTCGAAGCGAATGGGCACGGCCCGCCACAGTGTGCCGCCACCGAGTGTGGCTTCGTGGTCGTAAGCGTGCGCGTACCCGCCGGGCGCCCAGGCCGGGTTGCCTGAGCGGACAACACTGCCGTCCTGCCGTTCAAACCGCACTTTCGCGACCGTCGAGCCATGGCCTGGTACGAACGGTGCCCCGGGAATGTACTCTTCCGAACCTCCCGATACTGCCCGATACCTCTTGTCGCCTGACGCCGCAGTCGCCCCATCGAAATAGGGGGACAGAGCACCGAGCTCGACCATCTCAGCGTCAAGATCGAGAGTGTCACCAGCCAGTATTGACGCTGAACGCAGGTACGTCTGGTGCCTGATCGTCGTCGCGTCACCGGTCGCAGTCATCGACAGATGGATGCGGGTCCACTGGTTAGCTGGGCAGAACGTCGCGGGGCCGGCTTGCGAGACCGGCCCGACGGCACCAGTGCTGCTGCGAAACTCGCCTTGCGCCTGCATCGTGAGGTCGCGAGAAGGACGGACATGGATTGAAGCAGTCCAAGTCTCGCCTGCCTTCACGTCGACGCTATGGTCGACATATCGGCCCTTCGCGCCGGTGAGGCTGCCAGTTGCTGAAAGGCGGAAGAACCACTGGCCGACTGCGCCCTGGCCCTGAGTGCGAGTACCGGTTCCTGGCCAGGAGTATGCAGACCAGCCGTTACCGTTGGATTCGAGCGAAGGGTTGCTGACGTGATTTCGCCGCAGAATGGTGTCCGGCACTGCCGGGGTGTCTGGGACCGAGTCATCGAAATCAGCCCGCAGAAGCACCCCAGCATGCGCCGGATCCACAATCGCCGTCAGCCGCCCATCCGGCGACACCACCGGGTCCACCTCCGGCGGCCAAGCAAACCCCGGATCAACAACAATCGGCATCAGTGAGCCCTCCCAGCACCAACAGCAATGCCGCTGACGGTCGTAGAAATATGTGCTTGCATCTGTTTCCCATCCACCACCAACGACACCGGCACACCATCCAGAGCCGAGGCGAGCGCCTCGGGTGAGATCTCAGTCGCCTGGGTGATGAGCTTGGCTGAGGCTTCGTCGAGGGCGATGGTCTGTTGCTGCTGTGGTCGGAGCAGTTGGTTTTCGATGTTGACGGATTGCTGGTGTGGGATGACCTGTTCGCCGCCGCCGAAGTTGACGTATTCCCAGCCGGCCTCGCCGACCTTGTGCACGCCCTTTCGTGCCGATTTGGTGCCGTTGACGTATCCGCCTCGGCGGTCGTAGGCCTTGGCCAGTGATCCGTACCGTGCGAGGGCGTAGGACATTGAGGCGACGATGTTGGACATCGGGTCCCAGATGTCCTTGTTGTAGGGTGCGCGGGCATAGGCGCGGAATGTGGGCGGGATGACCTGCATGAGGCCTCGTGAGGCCATGCCGGCGCGGGCGTTGGAGTCCCAGTTGTTGATCGCTCGCGGGTTGCCGCCGGATTCCTGGTTCATGCGGCGCAGGGTGCGGTTGACGTTGGAGAGCGGCTGGTTCATGAAGTTCAGCGCCGAGATGACCGTTGGCCGCCACCGCTCCACACCGGCACCACCGGTGTCGCCTTCACCCTCGGCGAAGGTCTTCGCGTACTCCTTGGCCTGCTTGACTGAGCCGGCGACGACCTTCTCCATGACACCGACGCCGAGCTGCCCGGTGAGGGTGTTCCCGTCGAGCTTCTCGGAGTACTTCGCGATGAGTTCCTTGCCCTTGCGGCGTGCGGCCTTCTCGAGTTCCTTGGCGATGTCGCCGGAGTAGGAGATGTCGCCGAGGATTCCTTCGTCCATGGCACCACCGCCGACGGCCTTGCCTCGGTTGTCGGCGTGGAGGTGGTCAAAGTGCCCGGCTGCTTTCCACAGGACGAATGCCCAGGGGAATGCGGCCTTGAACGCGGCCACGTTCGCATCGAAGAACCGAGTTTCGATGGGGTTCTGCCCGCCGGGACCGTAGTTCACATCGATCGCGTCGCCGTTGTAGTGGTGCGAGTTCGGGGAGTGCCGGCCGACGCGGCCCCAGTGTGGGTGTTCGCCGACGCGGGCGCCGCGCGCCTCCCACCACTTGCCGGCGGAGATGATGCCACCTCCGGCGTAGCCTTCGTCTCGGAACTGGTGCAACGGTTCACCGCGCAGCGCGGCCGCGTTGACCTTGTGGAGGCGTTCCCTTTCGTAGGGGTCACGCATGGCTTCGGAGACGTACACGCCTTCACCGGAGCGCATCGGGGTGAGCTGGTCGTCACCGGCCGAGTACGGGGTGAAGCCGGGGAGGATGCCGCCTCGAGCGAAACCGCCCTTGGGCTTCTTGACTCCGGTGAGCTTCACACCGACGGAGCCGAAGGACTTATTGATCTCCTTCGCGAACGAGTTCAGCACATCAGCAGTGCTGTCGAGGGAGTTGCCGACGTCGCCGGGAACCTTCTCCATCGTCTTGTCGATGCCGGAACGCAGCCCGGAGAAGTTGGCCTTGCCGCCCTTCTCAATGGCTCCGAACCCGGTGTCCGTGGTCTTGCCGAGGGTGGACAGCCGCCCGGAGGCGTCCTTGTCCATGTTGCCCATCGTCTTGTCGACCGAGGTGCGCATGTCGCCGACGGTCTTGCCGGTGTTCGTCTTGATCGACGACCACTCCGAAGACTGGGTGTCCTTCATCGACTTCAGATTCTTCGACTGGTCCGAGGCCATGGTCTCGAGGTTCTTCACCTGGTTCGAAACCATCCCCGACAAAGCGGTCGACTGAGTGGTGCCCATCGTCGACATCTGAGTCGCAAGATCCAAGCCCATTGCCGAGAGACCAGTGGTCATGGTGTCCTGCATACCCGTCATCGCGGCCAGAGTGTTCTCCTGCCGGGCCAGCAGAGACGCATCCGTGTCCGCAGTCATCTGCAGGTATGCGGCCTGTGTGAGGGCCTGCATCGACGTGAGCGCTTCCTCAGTCGTCGCGAGCGTGTCATCCCATGAACCACCAGCAGCGCCCATGTCACCGGCACCCGTGTCGAACGACCCCGACGAGGCGAGCGCCGAGGTGTCGTCGAGTGTGGTGAAGTCAGTGGCGGAGCTGGTGGTCGGTGCGGTGGCGTAGTCGGTGCTGATGGGGCCGAACGCGGTCACGGGTGGGACTGCGGCGAGGCCGAGCTTCGCGGCGGTGTCCTGGATGCGGGTGATGCCGTCGAGGAGGCTGTTGTCGAGTCCGTCGACGGTGTCGATTCCGCGGGCGTACATGACGGTGGAGGGTGAGTGGATGCCGAGCGCCTTCTTGAGGGCGTTCTCCATGCCCTTGGCGATCTTCGTGATCGTCTTCTCGACCGTCTTCTGCTGGGATTCGAGTCCCTTCACCAGTCCGGCGGCGGCGTTGACTCCACCTGAGTAGAAGCCTTCGGTGACGTAGGCGCCGGCCTGGTCGGAGTACTTCGCGATGTCCTTGTACGAGGCGTTGAGGGACTTCACGTCGGAGTCGCCGCCGGCGAGGAGCTCCTGAGCCAGGGTCAGGCCTTCGTCGATGGAGCCGGCCTGGGCGACTTCCTGCAGGATCGCACCTGAGTAGCCCTTCTTCGCGAGCTGCTTGAGCTTCGATGCGAAGTCCTTGACCTTCGCCGCAGCAGTCGACGCCGAGGTGCGGATGTGGCCGATACCGGAGGTCTGCTGGAAGTTCCCGTCACCAGTGGAGACGAGCTCGGAGCCGGACTGCAGTTCGAACGCTTTGCCCTGGATCGACGACGACACAGAGTTCTGGATCTGCTTGAGCTCGTCGAGCTTGTCCTGTGCCTTCTCGGTCTTCTTCTCGAGCCGGTCCAGCGTGCCGTACAGCGACTTGAGGGACTTCTCGTACTGGCGTGCCTGAATGCCGGCAGTGCGGCGAGCGCCCTTGGATAGGTCTGTGTTGTCGGCGAGGCCCTGCAGGCGGTCGACGGCGGAGTACGCGCCAGAGAGTCCACCGGTGACTTGTTCGCGGACGTCGCCTCGGCGGAGGTCGGTGCGCAGGTCGGTGCGGAGTTCGCCGACGCGGACGCGGCGTTCCCGTTCTTCCTTCGCCCGCTGCTTCGCGGCCTTGGCGGCTTCCTCTGCGGCCTTCGCTTCGGCCTTGACGGCTTTGAGGTTCTTCTTCGCCGAGGCGAGTGCATCTTCTGCGACTCGGACTCGTTTCGAGGCGGAGGCTTTCGCAGACTTCGACTGTGCGTCCTGCTTGGCGCGGCGTGCGTTGCGGAGGTCGTCGGAGGCGAGATCGACGCTGCGCTGGGCGGAGGCGATGCCGCCCTTGGCCATGCCGATTGCGAGGTTCGGCATGCGGCGGATTGCTTCGAAGAGGATCTTCTTCGATCGTGCAGACCCGTCGAGTGGGATCCAGGCTTCGTCGACGTCGTTGCGGTCGCCGGCGAATCGGATCTGTCCGGGTTTGACCATTTCGGCGACGTCCATGACTCCGCCGGCGGCCATGCCTTTGACGTCGATGCCGCCGTGGTAGCGTCCCATGGGGTTTCGGGAGTTGTTGCCCTTGCTGTCCTTCTTGCCGCCCTGGTCAGGCACCTTGGGGTCGAAGACCTTCTTGATGTTCTGGATCACCGTCATGGTGACGGTCGAGTGTTCCCGGAACCACTTCACGAACCCGTTGACGTCTTCCTTGGCTGGGTCTGTGTCGGCGTGGACCGACACGTTCGCCTTGTCGCCGTCGAGGTCCTGGACGGCTTCCTTCGTCTTCTTCGTCTTCTTCGTCGCCTTGTCGGCGTTCGTCTTGACGTCGGTCTTCGCGTCTTCGGGAACATTGAGGATCGAATCGGCGTAGAGCTCGGCTTCGTCCTTGCCCATGCCGAAGTTGCGGGCGGAACGAATGACAGCGGGACGGAGCTTGTCGTCGATCTTCTTCTGGGCTTCTTCCGCCGACCCCGAGGACTCGACAATACTAGCGGCCCAATCCCGAGCCGATGAGGTGAGCCCGTCCAGAGCGGCCTCGTTGTCGCGGCCCTTCTGAGTGGTGATGTCGAGAGTCTTACCGTTCTTCTTCAACGCCTCATCGGCGTCGTCGAGAGCTTGTTCGAACTCACGTGCTGCCGATCGTTCGTCGAGGACGGTGGAACCGAAGTTGCGGATTTCGTCCGCGAGGTCCTTGATCTTGTCCTCAGTGGTCTTCGCGTTGATGCCGAGTTCCTGCAGCTTCTCCGCGTTCTCCTCGGTGGCGCCTCCGGCTTCGAGCATCTCCGGGGTGATGTCGCCCATCGCTAACTTGAGGAGATTGGCCTCGTCCGTTGATTGCCCGGATGCCGAGGCCACATTGATCAGGTGGTCGCGGAATTCGGGGAACTTCGCGAACGTGTCCTCGAGCTCCACTCCGGCGGCCAGGCCCTCCTCAGCGATCGCACGGAACCCGGCTTGAGCAGTGTCAAGAGACCCTCCGGATGCCAACTGGGAAAGCGACTCGTCCGTCCTCTTGATCTGCTCGTTGACGACGTCAAGCTGTCCGGTGTTGGTGAAATCCAACCATGCTGTGAAGCTTCTGCCCTTGTCCGTGGCCTGTTCGAGTGCGTCGCCCCAGTCCTTGATGTCCTCGAACTTGTCACCGCTGACCAGCTTCGCCCAGGCCGTGTTCGCGTTGTCCCACAGGGCTGGGTCGAGGATGGTCTCTTTCGAACTCGTCCGAGTGCTGTCTGAAAGCTTCACCAGGGCGGCTGTGAGCTCGTCAGACGACGCAGCTGCTTCTTTGGCATCCTTGCCGAAGATCCGCGACACGATCTGTGCTCCGGCAATTGCTGCCGCGGCGACCCCAGCCGCTTTGCCTGCTGCCACAAGACCGCCGGAGAGTTTCGGGTGCTCCATGTTGAGGGTCTTGAACCCATCAACGATGTCGAACACCTTCGGCGCCAGCAATAGGAAACCGCCAGCAGCGACCGCGGCCGCACCACTGAGACCCGCAAGGCTGCCACCGAAGTCCTTCACAGGGGCGGGGAGATCGCTGACCCAGTTCGCGAAGTCGGCGACGCCGTCGGCGGCTTCGGCAACGGCGGGGAGAAACACGTCACCGAACGAGATCGCGGCGTCCTTGACTGCGTTTCCTGCGATGCGGACGCGGGACTCGGCGGTGTCGTAGCGTTTGTTCGCTTCCTCCATGAGGGCGATTCCACGCGCGTATTCCTCATTGCCGGTGGCGAGCGCGTCTTTGAGGACGTCGGATGCTCCGGACAGGCGCAGCAGTGCGTCGGATTCGCGGATGCCGGTGATGCCGAGGTCGGAGAGTGTCTTGTTGACGTTTTCGCCGGACGTTTGGGCCTTGCCGAGGCCTGCGACGAATTCGGTGAGAGCTCCTGCAGCGTCGTCGCCCCAGGCGGTGGAGAACTCCTGGGAGGACATGCCTGCGAGGCGTGCGAATTCTTCGACGCTGTCGCCGCCGTTGGCGACGGAGTTGCCGATCTTCTTCATCACCATGGAGATCGCGGTACCGCCGGCCTCGGCGTCGATGCCGACAGACGAGAGTGCGGTGGCGAGGCCGAGGACGTCACCCTCAGTGAGGCCTGCCTGTCGGCCGGCGCCGGCGATGCGCATGCCCATTTCCACGATTTCGCGTTCTGTGGTGGCGAAGTTGTTGCCGAGGCCGACGACGGATGCGCCGAGGCGGCCGATGTCCTTCTGGTTGGTTCCCATGATGTTGGAGAACCGGGCGAGGGAGGTGGCGGCCTCTTCGGCGGAGAGGTTCGTCGACTCGCCCATGTTGATCATGGTCTTCGTGAACGCGAGGACGTTGCCGGTCTTGATGCCAAGCTGGCCGGCGGCCTCGGCGACCGCGGCGATCTCGGTGGTCGAGGCGGGGAGCTCGTTTCGGGCGAGGCTGCGCAGACCGGATTCGAGCGCCGACATCTGCTTCTGTGTACCGTCGACGGTCTTCGTGACACCCGCCCAGTCGGACTCCCAGGACATGGCGGCCTTGCCAGCCATACCAAACCCGATGGACACGGCGGTGCCGAACCCGAGAGCGGCAGTGCCGAGAGCTGACCATGCCTGAGGGTGTGCCTTGGCTGAGGCTTCGAGCTTCGAGAGACCCACTCGCGCTTTGGAGACACCGTTGCGTTCGAGGTCCTGCATGGCACGTTGTGCCTGGCGGGAGCCTGAGACGACGCCGGTGGAGTCGAGAGTGAGTTTCCACGCTACGGAACGATCAGCCAAGGGGCACCTCCTCAGTGGTTACGACGGTCGGGGTTTGATGGATGCGGACCACACGAGCGCTTCCGGATGCTCGTACTCGTTGTCCTTCTGGAACTGCTTGAGCGCGGTCGTGGCATGGCACCTCGACGGTGGGTTCGCTACGAACCGGTTCGCGTTCTCCGCTGCTTGGCAGATCTCCTTCGGATACCCGCAGATCGGGCAGATACCCGCCCGGTACTCGGCGAGAGAGAGCATCCAGTTACGTTGCGCTTCGTCCCACTCGGGTTCGGCCTGGGACGAGACGAGCCGACCATCGTCGTCGTAGACGTAGGTGATGGTCGGCTCCCAGCCGTTGAAGCGTTTGACGCTGACGCCGAGGCGTTCAGCAGCTTCGACCTCGGCTCTTAGCTCCGGCTCACGGCGGAGGCGCTCTGTGAAAAAGGGACCGACGTGGCCCTCTGATTCAGGTTGAGCACCGCGGTGGAGAAGTCCGCGTACTGGGCGTCCGTGATCTCAGCGGACTCGGCTTCCCAGTCATCGCCG encodes:
- a CDS encoding phage tail tape measure protein translates to MADRSVAWKLTLDSTGVVSGSRQAQRAMQDLERNGVSKARVGLSKLEASAKAHPQAWSALGTAALGFGTAVSIGFGMAGKAAMSWESDWAGVTKTVDGTQKQMSALESGLRSLARNELPASTTEIAAVAEAAGQLGIKTGNVLAFTKTMINMGESTNLSAEEAATSLARFSNIMGTNQKDIGRLGASVVGLGNNFATTEREIVEMGMRIAGAGRQAGLTEGDVLGLATALSSVGIDAEAGGTAISMVMKKIGNSVANGGDSVEEFARLAGMSSQEFSTAWGDDAAGALTEFVAGLGKAQTSGENVNKTLSDLGITGIRESDALLRLSGASDVLKDALATGNEEYARGIALMEEANKRYDTAESRVRIAGNAVKDAAISFGDVFLPAVAEAADGVADFANWVSDLPAPVKDFGGSLAGLSGAAAVAAGGFLLLAPKVFDIVDGFKTLNMEHPKLSGGLVAAGKAAGVAAAAIAGAQIVSRIFGKDAKEAAASSDELTAALVKLSDSTRTSSKETILDPALWDNANTAWAKLVSGDKFEDIKDWGDALEQATDKGRSFTAWLDFTNTGQLDVVNEQIKRTDESLSQLASGGSLDTAQAGFRAIAEEGLAAGVELEDTFAKFPEFRDHLINVASASGQSTDEANLLKLAMGDITPEMLEAGGATEENAEKLQELGINAKTTEDKIKDLADEIRNFGSTVLDERSAAREFEQALDDADEALKKNGKTLDITTQKGRDNEAALDGLTSSARDWAASIVESSGSAEEAQKKIDDKLRPAVIRSARNFGMGKDEAELYADSILNVPEDAKTDVKTNADKATKKTKKTKEAVQDLDGDKANVSVHADTDPAKEDVNGFVKWFREHSTVTMTVIQNIKKVFDPKVPDQGGKKDSKGNNSRNPMGRYHGGIDVKGMAAGGVMDVAEMVKPGQIRFAGDRNDVDEAWIPLDGSARSKKILFEAIRRMPNLAIGMAKGGIASAQRSVDLASDDLRNARRAKQDAQSKSAKASASKRVRVAEDALASAKKNLKAVKAEAKAAEEAAKAAKQRAKEERERRVRVGELRTDLRTDLRRGDVREQVTGGLSGAYSAVDRLQGLADNTDLSKGARRTAGIQARQYEKSLKSLYGTLDRLEKKTEKAQDKLDELKQIQNSVSSSIQGKAFELQSGSELVSTGDGNFQQTSGIGHIRTSASTAAAKVKDFASKLKQLAKKGYSGAILQEVAQAGSIDEGLTLAQELLAGGDSDVKSLNASYKDIAKYSDQAGAYVTEGFYSGGVNAAAGLVKGLESQQKTVEKTITKIAKGMENALKKALGIHSPSTVMYARGIDTVDGLDNSLLDGITRIQDTAAKLGLAAVPPVTAFGPISTDYATAPTTSSATDFTTLDDTSALASSGSFDTGAGDMGAAGGSWDDTLATTEEALTSMQALTQAAYLQMTADTDASLLARQENTLAAMTGMQDTMTTGLSAMGLDLATQMSTMGTTQSTALSGMVSNQVKNLETMASDQSKNLKSMKDTQSSEWSSIKTNTGKTVGDMRTSVDKTMGNMDKDASGRLSTLGKTTDTGFGAIEKGGKANFSGLRSGIDKTMEKVPGDVGNSLDSTADVLNSFAKEINKSFGSVGVKLTGVKKPKGGFARGGILPGFTPYSAGDDQLTPMRSGEGVYVSEAMRDPYERERLHKVNAAALRGEPLHQFRDEGYAGGGIISAGKWWEARGARVGEHPHWGRVGRHSPNSHHYNGDAIDVNYGPGGQNPIETRFFDANVAAFKAAFPWAFVLWKAAGHFDHLHADNRGKAVGGGAMDEGILGDISYSGDIAKELEKAARRKGKELIAKYSEKLDGNTLTGQLGVGVMEKVVAGSVKQAKEYAKTFAEGEGDTGGAGVERWRPTVISALNFMNQPLSNVNRTLRRMNQESGGNPRAINNWDSNARAGMASRGLMQVIPPTFRAYARAPYNKDIWDPMSNIVASMSYALARYGSLAKAYDRRGGYVNGTKSARKGVHKVGEAGWEYVNFGGGEQVIPHQQSVNIENQLLRPQQQQTIALDEASAKLITQATEISPEALASALDGVPVSLVVDGKQMQAHISTTVSGIAVGAGRAH